CAATTGACCTCTCCGGCATGTGTTGTTATGGCCAATAATTGTCAGTGTGACTATATGTATGtcgacttaactgtaatttctacagttactaaCCACAAAATGTCCAGTGAAATACTGTCATtgtcttttccagttcattactgtaatatgtattgcattatgggtattaacatttaatttacagtgatttactgtatgttttgaatttgcagtagactgctgtaaatcaacagcagtagtgctactgtagttgaataaaacggtgttataaaagcaaaaataaagtatagctatgaaatgaaattcattttatttgtatgcttttagcagtgaagcaaatttcaaaatgtgaattgtttttcagcagtgtatataatttattgagaattgtagatagaacAACACGTTGCCAGCAagttaccgcatatatacaataaaaactcTAACAGTGAAGAAAATGGTAACTGAGTCCTGCTGAACAGCTTTGAAACAGACACAGATCCAACACATGTGCCTGCTTGTGTCATTGTGTCTAACAAGGACCACATTTTTTGGACATGAAGTATATTGCATGTTCTTTTCCCTTGAGAAGTTTCAGGGTCAAATGAACGTAATCGTGTATCATTTCTCACGTGTCTTCATGAGATCAGCAGTGATGTTTGCTGAAGAATTTTTTATGGATCAGTATTTAAGGATTTATTTCTTCAGCTAACGCTCTTAATCCACGGTGACCCTCTTTCTATTACAGGTATTTAGGGCTTCGTGAAGTCAATATGggtgttttttttcattaaggGAGTAAAAGGTCTTGCCGAGGTATAGAGGTTGTAATGAAGTCAGACAGAAGTCCAATTCTGATCCTATAGCTGCAGTAATCTATCGAAGGTTATCATCATCAAACAGACAAACGTTTACAGTACATTCAGTTGTATTCACGTGATTTAAGAGTTGAAATGGAAGATAAAGACAAAAGGTTTCGTTTATAGTAGTGATCAGGAATGAGACCGCATTCATAACGCTTCATCTCCTTCAAATATGTGTGATCTACTGTATGTGAAAACAAATGTTGCTGGAGCTTTTCTCACAACTAACTTCACATCTCATTTTTACAAGGACTTCTAATCAAAATGTGTGAAGGTGAGTTTTTTGTGGATGTATGAGGTCAGTCCCCTGAAGTTCACCGTTTTCCAAATGTGTGCGTGTGCTCCTTTAGGTAAGGTTGTTAGTTTGATTCTTAATGGACACATGTATGGTATAAATGTCAATGCATGGCCTCAAAAGCAGTCTaatttgctttggataaaagcctgGACCAAATGGATAAATGTTGTGTTGTATAACTGTTGTGGTGTTGCGTATGTGGGTGAGGTGAAGTGATGTGGGATTGTGTCATCTCAGCATGGCATCAATCATTATGTACTGTTAGTCAAGAACAGGTTTTCGGTTTAGCAAATCTTTCGTTTTAAAACAGATACCGATACAAGACTTCATACCCTTCACATTCATACAAATATGAGGTTCACAGAAACAATGCTAAAAGCGTATTGATTTTAATTCTGTATAAATCTCtctttattctttttattttgGAGTAAAATGTCCTGCAGGCGTGTTTTTATAATTAACCATCTTAAAGTAACAGATCTTTTTCTTTGATTTGCATGTAATAATGTTTACTCACAGCAGTGCTTTCATGCTAATATAGATATTTAAATGATGACATATTTTGGACTTTGCAATTCTGAATCAGAATTTAATGcaaaattaaagataattttagaaataaatatcatataaaaatattagcattttaataaaaataaaagcatcCTTTGGGTTGAAAAACAACCCAAATGTTGGCTTAAAATTGGTTAgtttaacccaacatgtgttttgTTCTATATTTATTTGGCCATTGGGCTAAAAAATACAATTTGGGTGGTTTTTAACCAGCACATTCGCATGATTTACGTAGATTTAAGTCAGGCCAAATTCAAATTTTGAGTGCATATACATTTTGAGTCCTTCCAGTTCAATTTATATGGTGCACTTTTTCATGTTGTGTTACATAATATTGGTTTCTtgatatttttctgttttttaaaccattgtcacttgggtttgGGTTTATTAGAACAAcgttttgttacataaaatgacatccaaaccccaattctaaccccaactccaagcaatCATTGTTTAAAGACAACAACATAGAGAAACATAtttatgaagagtttcgttgcaaaacgagataaatccatttttgtccaaacatgtttattattatgttatcgtgttattattttgtttatggtgctacttagctgtattttttaagttatgaaggtttaaatcaaaacaaaccaactgcagttcaattgaaattaattggaatgcacaaccaaaaaacaagatttctgaacaattaaaaaaaggtggttatctcgttttgcaacgaaactcttcatatatatatatcttaagagaaaacatttgcaaaaaataagttttatgttaatctgtaataccgcgattatccactagcacttacctaatttataaaaaaaaaaaagagcatttttgaaaactaattttaaactctgtgtatgttttgataatcgttttgAATTTCATCTCTagcaaaattccttcacaaaaatgcaattatttcagcttttggctcaaaaaaattaaaatttaagagtttataagcagagaaaaaatatagataggattaaacggtttttttattgtttgtttgaaagcagagggtctgttccttcatttattatatttgtatgtttatataattttagaagaacattttcctggaaggcattttgtgaaacttttgtgaaaatcacaaaaaatgctggcgggcaacttttcaaaaaaatggctggcagggaatgagttaaataactTCATAAAGCACATCCCAAATGTAACCAcaaacccaagcaacaatggtttaaacaacaaaaaatattacgaaaccaatacataaaaacacCACGAAAAGATGTGCCATTCAAAGTGAACTGGATGGACTGCCGCATCATATGCACACAAAATTTgaatttggcatatgtattACACAGCTTTTTTATATGCAAATCATGAGAATGGGTTGTTGTAAACCAGTATTTTTTATACTGTAACTTTGTAGATGTTAAGTAACACAGACAAGTTGTGTGAGATCCTGCCGTCGTCCTTGTACATCATCTAAAAGCCTAAAAACTCCAAGGTCTTTATGTGAATAATATATTCAACTCTATCCTTGAAATGACACTTTGATGTTAAAGCTGGATGAAGAAGGTTTGCTTGGTGAAATAGGTAACCTAAATATCTCCACATCAAATCTCTGAAGTATTAAGCTGACCCTAATACAAACTTGTTTTCCTCAACCAAAATGTGCCACTGGAAACCATTTCACCTTTATACAACCTGATAGATACACAACTCTCAGCTCTCACACAACTATATGCTAATAATATTTCAGGCATTTCATCATAGTCATTAAGTTTGTCAATTCTTCTAGCCGGCTACCTTTTCAAAATCATAGCGTCATGTTCAGTCATCTAGATTAGCATATCAGATTCCTCGATCAAAGACATTCATTTGTGTCTTCAACAGCTGGGTTCATTTACTCTGAATAATTTAAATCCTTCTGCAGTTCATGAGGGACATGTATTGTTATGTTAAAGATGGATTATAGTCCAGCGAACAACCCTTCATCCCAAAAGACACTCATGCGAAGAAACCCAAATACAACAGATGATCTCAAATTCACTTTCAACAATCGTGGCTTTACAAGACAGAACTTTTTTATAATTGTGATGACTATCTTAAAATTCTCGTAGTTGAAATGTTAACTGTCTCCTGTCCCGTATACAGGACACCTAACtaacaatattttaaatgtaaatttgtagCGAATCATGagaaactatatatatatttggaaagctctaagagttttcatatttcagcactgaaaaaaatattcattcaatttactcaaattttttaactttaaacaaaagttttttattttgttttactaattgtttttgtttaaatgtagcttaaataaattgattgcaaccacttaccttaaaaaatgtgagtaaattgaatgaagaatttttttcagtgtattttggAAAAGAATGACGTAGTAagagtcagtttctaaaagGTTATGGGCCAACAGGTGGGTccattttgtttttacatatttataacactaaaaccctattcatttatttaaacaaatacctATAAATAGTAAATCTAGAAAAACTGAAAAGGACAATTGAAATGGTcgtcttaatttttttttctgcgGCTGTATAAATCTTCTAATCTTTATTTTCAAATATGGCTTTAGCTCTTGTTATTAGATTTAGGTTTTCTTTTCCAAATAAAAGGGCATTTGTCCACAGCTGAGCAGGAGATTATATAAGAGACCCGTAATGGTTTCCTCACAAAGAAGTCACGTCAGGATAAGACATTCATCACAACAAATGCCTTCATTTCTGCCCTATAACTGCCATTAGAAATGAATGAAAAACAACTGatgaatgtctttgtgtgtTTCTGCTTGAAAGCATGTTTGCCAGCTTTAAtccaataaacacacacacatctgcaAGAGAGATGTAAGAATGACATTCATCAGATGCTTTCAAGACAATTGTGACTTTGAACACAAACAGTAAATTTCATCTTTGTAATATAAAAATCCCTAAAATAAAAACCTGATACTTTTCAGATCATTTGCTCTTCTATAGACGTCTCAGAGATGCGTGAAGCACAACCCGAATGAAGCTAACCGATCAACCCTGACTATGAAAGACGATACTCTTCAGAACAATCTTCATTTCATCAGTCTACCATCTCAAGTCTCCAAAAGTGTTCAAAGTCTCATCTATTTCACAGCTCGTGAGCAAACCACAGATCTTAATCATCTGAGGATCTCTggtgttttttttaagatatattTTAGAAATCAACAATTGGACTGGACATATTTAAAAGGCTTGCTATAGTCCAGGCACTACAGGAGGGAAGTTCTCATTGTAAATAGCAAAACcttttttaattattgtaaCATTACAAATGAAGGACATCTACAATCACACGACCGCCAACATGTGATTTTATTCCATCATTTGGTATCACAGTATTTGTTCCTGATGTTTCTTTCCTACATTAGTATGCGTGTATGTGCAGCTGTCACATGTAGCCACGCAACCACAACAAGCATTcagcacgcacgcacacacacacacacacacacacaaacacacacatatatacacacactcaAAGGTTATGTGATATAACCTATAATAGGGGCATATCTAATCCTCAGTGAAACGGGATACGTTGCCCCTCATAGTACAGCCTTGTCAGTGATCTCAGTTGGTACGCATACATACTTTGGTTGCATGCACCTGCTATTAACTCTCTTTTACAATTTAAAGACTTTGTATAACTTGCATGAAGCTCCACACAGTTAATACTGAACTTGTTCATTCAATGGAGGGAATATACCacaaaactacactgtaaaaatactttgctgccttaaaatattaaaagtaatatcaacttactattatttatgtTGACTAGAAATAACCACAGGTGAGTTGGTTTAActaataaaatatagttgaaaaaagtcaactttattttataagttgtaagaactcatctcttgtcaagattaataatagtaagttgacatgactgaGTTGTAAATctgtgttgatttaacaaaatattttaaggcagcaaagtatttttgcagtgtatcatTTCACcatcaaacataaataaatatgaacacacacactgtaaaaaatctttgctgccttcattttttttgtttttgttgaatcaactgaGATTTACAAGGTATGTTaacttaatattatttatcttgaaaagagagagttgctacaacttataacttataaaatgaagttgactttttttcaactatattttataagaactcatctctagtcaagataaacaATAATAAGTTAACATGaattgtaaatccgagttgattcaacaaaaaaattaaggcagcaaataatttttacagtgcagtattCTGTGCTTTTTTAACATCATGCAATGCAATTCACACCATCACTGTACATCACACCACTGTACGGGCCTTTGATAATCCTGCAGAATTTACCAGAATGCACATCACCCCTTGAGTAACATTTGTATAGATAAAAGTAAATCTGTATGCACATTTTAATAGCATGTCTTCATAAACAGGTTATAACAATAAATTATGGGCTGCAACTTAGAGTTATTGTTTGTTATAATGCATTACACTCTATAAAAGTTAATGAACCATAAACACATGAGAAAATTCATTTCAAACTCAACATATTAAATTTGATAAGCAGACTGACCTGAGACTGAGTGGATGAAGTCTGCTCTGGTTTGGTCATTTGTTGTGGTATCTCCATCCAATCCAATCTTCCACACACTTCAGCCTTTGAGATCCTCTTGAAGTCCTCTTGAAATGTCCTACTTTTCATGCACCAATTAGATTCATCAATCAATGAAGTGAATAAGAGTTGCTATGAATGAAGTGACAGTCACTGACAACTCACATAAACGATGTTCTATCTAGACCAACATCAAGTGTTATTGATTGAGATCCTAAATGTTTAACAACAGAAAAATAGATCATGGAAACACGAACATGGTTTTGAACTAGTATACTGTACCAAGCAGAAAACATCAGTTTGGCTTTTCTGCGCTTACTACACAAGGGCTAAAGCGaatactttttttatatataggctacttttcatattgtaatttaaaaatattattatgaaTAATGTTTCCAATTCTGAATAGTAAAACGTGACATGGTATGGTTTGTAAAAGCAGCTGATTCTTAAGAGATCAAGGGATTAAAATGCGCTTTAGAAAAATAACCGCAACTTTCTAGGATTGTAGCGGCTCGATGATCTTCTGGTTGCGCATGCATATTAAAGTCTTTGAACTTCACTGACAGTGAACTACAGGTCTGTTTCTCTGGTATCCAAGCAAAACGAGTAAATTGAGCGTTTAATATCCATTCTGCTGTTGGCTTTAATGTTCGCCTTCTCCATGGGCGTGTTTGCGTCCTCGTTGCGTACTCCATCTTTTGAGCTCATAGATGATTTCCTCAGCGTCTGAAGTTCGTTGTCCGCGGGAGCGCCGCTAGGCTCGTCCCTGAGAGACGCCTGATCCTGGTCAGTTTCCCTGTGATAGAAATAGTTAAAGTTGGAAACGATAACGGGCACCGGTAGCGCGATGGTCAAAACCCCGGCGATGGCGCAAAGTGAGCCCACGATTTTGCCCCCCACGGTAATCGGCCGCATGTCTCCGTAGCCGACGGTCGTCATGGTCACCACCGCCCACCAGAAGGCATCGGGGATGCTGGAGAAGTGAGACTCGGGTTCGTCGGCCTCGGCGAAGTAGACGGCGCTCGAAAACAAGATGACCCCGATGAAGAGAAAGAAGATCAAGAGACCGAGCTCTCGCATGCTAGCCTTCAGAGTCTGACCCAGGATCTGGAGACCCTTGGAGTGTCTGGAGAGCTTAAAGATGCGGAACACCCGCACCAAGCGAATGACCCTCAGGATGGCCAAAGACATGGCTTGCTGCCCGTTGTTGTGCTCTTGACCCTGCTGCTCCACCAGCTCCGTGCCCAGCGTGATGAAGTAGGGCATGATGGACATGATGTCGATGATGTTCATGACGGTCTTGGAAAACTCGGATTTGCTGGGGCACGCGAAGAACCGCACGAAAAGTTCAAAGGTGAACCAGATCACGCAGGTGGTCTCGATGATGAAAAACGGGTCGCTGAAAGTGAGCGACGGGCGCTCCTGCGTGCCATTGATCGCCCGACTCGACACCGCCAACTCGCGCTCGTCGCGAAACTCCGGCAAAGTTTCCAGACAGAAGGTGATGATGGATATGGTGATGACGATCACGGACACGATGGCGATCCCCCGAGCGGGACTCGAGCTTTCGGGGTACTCGAAAATCAGCCAGACTTGTTTCTGGAACTCGTTTTGAGGCAAAGGTTTGTCCTCCTCTTTGATATAACCCTCGTCCTCGCGGAAACGATCCATCGCTTCTTCTCCGAGCTGATAAAATCGGATCTCGTCCGCGAACACGTCGATCGACACGTTAACGGGTCGACGGATCTTTCCTCCGGACTGATAGAAATAAAGTATCCCGTCAAAACTGGGTCGGTTGCGATCAAAGAAATACTCGTTCCTGAGGGGGTCGAAATACTTGATTCTCTTCTCGGGATCTCCGAGTAAAGTGTCGGGAAACTGGTTGAGGGTGCCCAATTGGGTCTCGAACCTCAGTCCGGCGATGTTGATGAGAACCCGTTCGTTGCTCTCATGGTCAATGTCCACGTTGAGGAGGTCCTCGTCAAACAGATGGGGGCTATAATAATCCACTGTGTTCTCACTGGACCCCGTCGTGTTGTTCATGTCGTTAATTTTCCACAAGCTCTGTCGCGCGTACATGTCGTTGTTGAGTTCCGTTTGGACCATGGACCGTGGATAATCCAGTGAATTTTGGTTTTGGTAGTTTTCTCCATCACTGCCTCCATCCCCTTTCTTGTCAAAACTCACCAAAGCTATCTCCATTTCCAAgccattaaatatttatttcaaaataaccTGTGGAATTAAAATCCAATGCGCCCTCGATATATCCATCTTTGTTTTATCATCCGTTAAACCGAGTGGATTcgaataaaaatgtgtattataaTCCAAAGCGCCTCCCGTCAGTCTGGGAAATTTATGTGCGCGCGCTGAGTGTAAGTACTGAAGTGATTCATACGAGACTCGGTTCTTTTGAACCGGTTCAACTGGTTTATAGATTCACAGACCAGTTATAGCCTATGAATTATTCAGCAGTAAGGATTTACTTCAGGTTGGATGCGTTTTGGAATAAAAAACACGACGAGAAGCAACAATAgcctattataataataaaatataacatgaCATGCCTCGCGGACGCTGCTgggaatattttaaaatgactcAAAATGAATCGAATCATTAAAACAAACGATCCGTTTCGCAAAAATTAACCGTGTCGGATCTCAAGGATAAAGaatctgttgttttatttaccacaacatataaatattgATTTGTAATTAAATGAATAGTGACTATGATGTTttgttgctgttgttttacTAAATCATAGTTTATTTTCTTATGCATATATCTTATTAGAGATGAGATGTTTTTTTAGACAGTATATTAAATGATGTGTAAAGAGTCAACACTGTTTATTCTGGCATCTGTGTTAGCATTGGGTTACGCATGACTTGACATTTATTTAGCCTCGCTCTGTTACATCACCACATAAAGAAAGTCTTCCTTACATGACAACTAGCACTGTGTTGTTGCATATTTGGTTAGATAAATGCAAAGGatttacgtttattttatttgtttttttctgttgcaAAGGTCAAGTGTGAAATTGATGGTCTGGTCGGTTAAAATTTCACTTGGTTGTTTAACTGTCAGGTATGTGATGATGTTTTCTGTGATGTGAACAAGGCTGCCCACTTCACTGAATGCCCACTTTCTTTTGCAGGGGTGTGAGTTGCACCAATACTCATCTGTTTCATAACATATTTCCATTGCAACTGAAACACTCACTGAGCTTATCTCTGATCAGTTGGAGTTAACACCATGGGTTTGCATGCATTATTGGACTTTTGTGAGATCATCCTTAACCGACAAAATGATGATACGTCCACTGCTGACACTGTTACATTAGAACAAGTCATTTACATAATGTAGGTTGTGTATTTCATAATAttggttttgttttgtatagTTGTTTGGTTTTTTGTGTGAATGTTTGCCTGCAGTCCAGCTACAACAAGCATACAATCTTCTGGCACCACAAAGCTTCAAAGCTGTATTCACTGCTTGTAGGCATTTTGCACGAACAATAAGTTACCACAGATTCATAGAAACTCTTTTCTTTTGACGGGAGAGGTTCTGGATCAGATGCCCTCGGCTGCACGGGTTTTGTGTGAGATTGTAATCTGAGTGACTTGATGTGCACATAAAGTATAACAGCCATGAGAGGACCCCTAAAGCAATGATGCCAGTCTGCGCCTGCACTGAAATGCAAGTGAATTAAGACTTTTGGTATGATGGAAACATGACTGTCGCtttttatatgtatttacatatttgtgtttgttcattttttgtttaatttttacagAATAATCTCTGATGCTATTTGAAGGGACATACTGGGCCATTTTACACATTAATTTGTAATAACTGTGCAAGTGAGATCACATTATAATATGGTTGTAATATTTGTTAATTACAAATAAAGGTTTTGAAGAGTAATTGTtgggctgtatggttccataaagaacctttaacatccacaaaTGGTTCTTTTTTGGAAAAACTCAAATGTGTAACTTCTGTGTTTAACCCATACTCACTGGGATGAATTAAATGAACGTGCCAGATTTCAAGTATTGGTTATCATACTTGACAATCACTTCACCTTCAaagcttttataaaaaaatgtaatttttcaaaAGCTTTGACCAAACGGCTCTTTTGTGACccaaaaacggttcttctattgCAACGCTGCATGCAAAGAACTCTTTTATTGATGAGTCTCCCCATCTCCATGTGTGTGAAGATGCACATGTACCGTCTCAGCGCTTACATCGAGCTCTGGGGAGCTTTTGTTGCCTGGAGCGAGGGACACGGTAACCATAACAACAGGTAACCACTAACAACCAGCGTTGATGATGTGGAGGACCCTGGTGAGCACCTCTCGGATTGCACTGGAAGAATTCAGCTGATCAGATCGGAGAGGAAAGGTCCATAAGAAACATTCAATTCAGAGTCTCTCACTCATCCCATAAAACCAAAtcattgaattattattttatttaaggtGTAGTGtaaagcagtggttttcaagcagttttatgacattttatgaaatacattaatttatcatgaattctgtgt
The sequence above is a segment of the Misgurnus anguillicaudatus chromosome 1, ASM2758022v2, whole genome shotgun sequence genome. Coding sequences within it:
- the LOC129431660 gene encoding potassium voltage-gated channel subfamily A member 5, which encodes MEIALVSFDKKGDGGSDGENYQNQNSLDYPRSMVQTELNNDMYARQSLWKINDMNNTTGSSENTVDYYSPHLFDEDLLNVDIDHESNERVLINIAGLRFETQLGTLNQFPDTLLGDPEKRIKYFDPLRNEYFFDRNRPSFDGILYFYQSGGKIRRPVNVSIDVFADEIRFYQLGEEAMDRFREDEGYIKEEDKPLPQNEFQKQVWLIFEYPESSSPARGIAIVSVIVITISIITFCLETLPEFRDERELAVSSRAINGTQERPSLTFSDPFFIIETTCVIWFTFELFVRFFACPSKSEFSKTVMNIIDIMSIMPYFITLGTELVEQQGQEHNNGQQAMSLAILRVIRLVRVFRIFKLSRHSKGLQILGQTLKASMRELGLLIFFLFIGVILFSSAVYFAEADEPESHFSSIPDAFWWAVVTMTTVGYGDMRPITVGGKIVGSLCAIAGVLTIALPVPVIVSNFNYFYHRETDQDQASLRDEPSGAPADNELQTLRKSSMSSKDGVRNEDANTPMEKANIKANSRMDIKRSIYSFCLDTRETDL